A genomic region of Fusarium oxysporum Fo47 chromosome VI, complete sequence contains the following coding sequences:
- a CDS encoding P-loop containing nucleoside triphosphate hydrolase protein, translating to MPHPVTPPSQDPTMVSNEAPPPPSQETINDLLNTIFTAKTSAASIDACYGLCEIILSSVGVAGLNEYGIIAEIKKAAADKKSGLRRESSQNLLGAVFERFLPRQPVSEVVLLLQDGGLVGCALDALSDKGAVVREAAQYGLDAAFGILSPEALVAGLLPALTEYLSKKTGKWQGTVGAYKLLQKMADKAQISIGGTKEEALEKDILREAMGAKLAGLIPIVENGMHDLKAEVEKQAVHTMNSLTTLLSNDDVAPRIPLLIDTMQHPSSQTLQKAIHALSQTTFVAIVTSPVLALLTPFLERSLNNPTTAQEVLRQTVVIVENLTKLVHDPIEARTFLPKLIPGVKSVCDRASLPEVREIAERALATMEKAMGDDKDVVARTAGDDVAKILDEQIKANGGLAGSLDLWKQARPYISDMVAIDVNYRFVNRISGRIAPYVKSFVKDAEAPQKIADTIQQHYVDEDHRRYGVPEKEDDGEVEIVNADFSLAYGGMLLLSHTNLRLLKGHRYGLCGRNGAGKSTLMRSIANGKLEGFPPQDVLRTCYVEHNQGEDADISILEFVAKDPEIATQGRERISEVLAEFGFTAGPEGRQAERVGSLSGGWKMKLALARAMLQRADVLLLDEPTNHLDVANIAWLENYLKSHPDITSLIVSHDSGFLDNVTTDIYHYEPNKKLACYKGNLANFVKIRPEAKSYYTLSASTVQFKFPPPGILTGVKSQTRAIIRMSNVSYAYPGATKPSLQEVSCQLSLSSRVAIIGPNGAGKSTLIKLLTGETIPTTGKVEKHPNLRIGYIKQHALEHVEMHLEKTPNQYLQWRYQHGDDREVHMKQTRVLSDADRAQMEKWVDLKDGKSPRQIESLVGRSKYKKTFQYEVKWRGLLPKNNTMISRETLTELGFDKLVQEFDDHEASREGLGYRELQPKVISKHFEDLGLDPEIANHNEIGSLSGGQKVKVVIAGAMWNNPHLLVLDEPTNFLDRDSLGGLAVAIRDFKGGVILISHNEEFVGALCSEQWHVRDGRVALRGNAAVSLDRFEDSRPSSGVNSTAASSVVSSAVNSGIEDNSDMKFKARKKKKMTKKELKEREVRRRLRHIEWLNSPKGTPHPPDTDDEDN from the exons ATGCCTCACCCCGTTACGCCGCCGTCGCAGGACCCGACGATGGTATCTAATGAGGCCCCGCCCCCGCCATCTCAAGAAACCATCAACGACCTCCTCAACACAATCTTTACTGCAAAGACCTCGGCCGCTTCGATAGATGCATGCTATGGCCTGTGCGAGATTATCCTCTCTTCGGTTGGCGTTGCCGGCTTGAACGAGTACGGCATAATtgccgagatcaagaaggctgccgCTGATAAGAAGTCGGGTCTTCGTCGCGAGTCTAGTCAGAACCTTCTAGGTGCCGTCTTTGAGCGTTTCCTCCCTCGACAGCCTGTCAGCGAGGTTGTTCTGCTCCTCCAGGATGGCGGTCTTGTCGGCTGCGCTCTCGATGCTCTCTCTGATAAGGGCGCTGTCGTCCGCGAGGCCGCCCAGTATGGCCTCGATGCCGCTTTTGGCATCCTGAGCCCCGAGGCTCTCGTCGCTGGTCTCCTTCCTGCTCTTACCGAGTACCTTTCCAAGAAGACCGGAAAGTGGCAGGGAACCGTTGGCGCCTACAAGCTTCTTCAGAAGATGGCCGATAAGGCTCAAATTTCTATTGGAGGCACCAAAgaggaggctcttgagaaggataTCCTCCGTGAGGCCATGGGTGCTAAGCTCGCTGGCTTGATCCCCATCGTCGAGAATGGCATGCATGACTTGAAGgccgaggtcgagaagcaaGCCGTCCACACCATGAACTCTCTCACTACCCTTCTCTCCAACGACGATGTTGCTCCTCGTATCCCTCTTCTTATCGATACCATGCAgcacccttcttctcagacTCTCCAGAAGGCTATTCACGCTCTGTCTCAGACTACCTTCGTCGCCATCGTCACCTCACCCGTCCTGGCTCTTCTGACCCCTTTCCTCGAGCGATCTCTTAACAACCCCACCACTGCCCAGGAGGTTCTCCGACAGACTGTCGTTATTGTCGAAAACTTGACAAAGTTGGTCCACGACCCCATCGAGGCCCGAACTTTCTTGCCCAAGCTGATCCCTGGTGTCAAGAGCGTTTGCGACCGAGCCTCGCTCCCTGAGGTTCGCGAGATCGCTGAACGCGCCCTCGCCACTATGGAGAAGGCTATGGGTGACGATAAGGACGTTGTCGCTCGTACCGCTGGAGACGATGTAGCCAAGATTCTTGAtgagcagatcaaggccaacggCGGCCTTGCTGGAAGCCTGGACCTCTGGAAGCAGGCTCGTCCCTATATTTCCGACATGGTTGCTATCGATGTCAACTACCGATTCGTCAATCGCATCTCTGGAAGAATTGCTCCCTACGTCAAGAGTTTCGTGAAGGATGCTGAGGCTCCTCAAAAGATTGCCGACACTATTCAGCAGCATTATGTTGATGAGGACCACCGCCGGTACGGTGTTCCTGAGAAGGAGGACGACGGTGAGGTCGAGATTGTCAACGCCGATTTCTCTCTCGCCTATGGTggtatgctgctcttgtcaCACACCAACCTGCGACTCCTCAAAGGTCACCGATATGGTCTTTGCGGCCGCAACGGTGCTGGAAAGTCTACTCTCATGCGAAGCATTGCTAACGGCAAGCTCGAGGGATTCCCTCCTCAAGACGTTCTCCGTACCTGCTATGTCGAGCACAACCAGGGCGAAGACGCTGACATCAGCATTCTTGAGTTCGTTGCTAAGGACCCTGAGATTGCTACTCAAGGCCGTGAGCGTATCTCTGAGGTTTTGGCCGAGTTCGGCTTCACTGCTGGCCCCGAGGGTCGACAGGCTGAGAGAGTTGGTTCCCTTTCTGGAGGttggaagatgaagctggcTCTGGCCCGAGCTATGCTCCAGCGTGCTGACGTTCTCCTTCTGGACGAACCTACTAACCATCTTGATGTTGCCAACATCGCTTGGCTCGAGAACTACCTCAAGTCTCATCCCGACATCACCAGTCTCATTGTTTCTCACGACTCCGGATTCCTGGACAATGTCACAACTGATATTTACCATTACGAGCCTAACAAGAAGCTGGCTTGTTACAAAGGTAACCTGGCCAATTTCGTTAAGATTCGCCCCGAGGCCAAGAGCTACTACACTCTCTCCGCCTCTACCGTCCAATTCAAGTTCCCTCCTCCTGGTATCCTGACTGGTGTCAAGTCTCAGACTCGTGCTATTATCCGCATGTCCAACGTCTCATACGCTTATCCCGGTGCGACGAAGCCTTCACTGCAGGAAGTCTCTTGTCAATTGAGTCTGTCTTCTCGTGTTGCTATCATTGGCCCCAACGGTGCTGGCAAGTCGACTCTTATCAAGCTCCTTACCGGCGAGACTATCCCTACCACCGGAAAGGTTGAGAAGCACCCCAACCTTCGTATTGGTTATATCAAGCAGCACGCTCTAGAGCACGTTGAGATGCACTTGGAGAAGACCCCTAACCAGTACCTTCAGTGGCGTTACCAGCACGGTGACGACCGTGAGGTTCACATGAAGCAGACTCGTGTTCTGTCAGATGCCGACCGTGCTCAGATGGAAAAGTGGGTTGACTTGAAGGATGGAAAGTCTCCACGCCAGATCGAGTCTCTAGTTGGTCGTTCAAAGTACAAGAAGACCTTCCAATACGAAGT TAAGTGGCGTGGTCTCTTGCCCAAGAACAACACCATGATCTCTCGTGAGACTCTTACCGAGCTTGGATTCGACAAGCTTGTCCAGGAATTCGACGATCACGAGGCTTCCCGAGAGGGTCTTGGTTACCGTGAGCTTCAGCCCAAGGTCATCTCTAAGCATTTTGAGGATCTCGGACTCGACCCTGAGATCGCCAACCACAATGAGATTGGCTCTCTTTCCGGAGGTcagaaggtcaaggtcgTCATTGCTGGAGCCATGTGGAACAACCCCCATCTTCTCGTGCTTGACGAGCCTACCAACTTCTTGGATCGTGACTCCCTTGGTGGTCTTGCAGTTGCTATTCGCGACTTCAAGGGTGGTGTTATCCTGATTTCTCACAATGAAGAGTTTGTCGGTGCCCTTTGCTCTGAGCAATGGCACGTCCGTGATGGCCGTGTTGCCCTTCGAGGAAACGCTGCCGTCAGTCTCGATCGTTTTGAGGACAGCCGTCCCAGCAGTGGCGTTAACAGCACTGCCGCCAGCTCCGTTGTTAGCAGCGCTGTCAACAGCGGTATCGAGGACAACTCGGATATGAAATTCAAGgccaggaagaagaagaagatgaccaagaaggagctcaaggagcGTGAGGTCCGCCGCAGACTTCGTCACATTGAATGGCTCAACAGCCCTAAGGGTACTCCTCACCCTCCTGACACCGACGACGAGGACAACTAG
- a CDS encoding DHHC palmitoyltransferase-domain-containing protein: MAAKSDDDGFSAPHNSRSEAARPPSIISSRMTDIASEDGDGPELQKNRMSIPRSADMGSRPDTARTGASSRGPWQGQSLRNKTYLSGVQAKRGSVESSTAGSTSQAPSLSSRSHVPSLQSHAFFRPMSSQKLQAQRGGSHRPSTMSQMSPASPTSPTSPTSPASQQRFDEHGEASGSQTRQSIISNPIAQLQRQTSNDENMRSPPSRGTEMTEQETLDRITANTSPSHGHYPAGSLTDSVRPLQQGKTSDTGHFQHNIIVDKSYKDLHNLPSPIKSPRSFRSSFLMPGRSNEGQQSQNRSTEGAEKLSSSASSPQFRPLDSHTERHPRVPHKPSQKSDLGRVHQYFDGNTVFCLGGRWQNTRGRPVNIATGIFVIIPCALFFGFEAPWLWKHVSPAIPIVFAYLAYVCFSSFIHASVTDPGILPRNLHQFPPVDDNDDPLQLSPPTTDWALIKSAESSTAAMEVPVKHCRTCNIWRPPRAHHCRLCDNCIETHDHHCVWLNNCVGKRNYRYFFTFVTSATILAAYLIATSLTQILLYKNREGVSFGKAIDHFRVPFALVFLGFISFLYPAALMGYHIFLMARGETTREYMNSHKFAKKERFRAFSQANMFKNFIVVLCRPRQPTYYQFKAHYHEGDQRLGIRRDKRPRSSSQGLEMHDVVPGSSGFQGPVALRSEQSH, from the exons ATGGCCGCGAAATccgatgacgatggcttTTCAGCGCCACATAATTCCCGTTCCGAAGCGGCCCGGCCGCCGAGCATCATTTCTTCTCGAATGACGGACATCGCGAGTGAGGACGGGGACGGGCCAGAGTTGCAAAAGAACAGAATGAGCATTCCTCGAAGTGCGGACATGGGTTCCCGGCCTGATACTGCACGAACGGGAGCATCTTCCAGGGGTCCATGGCAGGGTCAGTCTTTGCGTAACAAGACATATCTTTCTGGCGTACAAGCAAAGAGAGGGAGTGTCGAGAGTTCGACTGCCGGTTCTACAAGTCAAGCGCCAAGTTTATCAAGCAGAAGCCATGTTCCATCGTTGCAGTCGCATGCCTTTTTCCGACCCATGAGCTCGCAGAAATTACAGGCGCAAAGAGGAGGATCGCATCGCCCATCTACAATGAGTCAAATGTCGCCAGCGTCTCCCACCTCACCAACGTCACCAACATCGCCAGCGTCACAACAAAGATTCGATGAGCACGGCGAAGCTAGCGGTAGTCAAACACGGCAAAGTATCATATCGAACCCGATTGCGCAACTGCAGCGCCAAACAAGCAATGACGAAAACATGCGATCTCCACCATCCCGAGGCACGGAAATGACGGAACAAGAAACTTTGGACAGGATAACAGCGAATACGAGCCCTAGCCATGGCCATTATCCCGCGGGGAGTTTGACGGATAGTGTTCgtcctcttcaacaaggcAAGACTTCCGATACAGGTCACTTTCAGCATAACATCATTGTGGACAAGAGTTATAAGGACCTACACAACCTGCCCAGCCCGATTAAATCTCCACGGTCGTTTCGATCAAGCTTCCTCATGCCTGGTCGAAGTAACGAAGGCCAGCAAAGTCAGAATCGCAGTACCGAAGGAGCTGAGAAACTCTCTTCGTCCGCATCTTCACCACAGTTCAGACCTTTAGACTCTCATACTGAACGTCATCCCCGTGTCCCTCATAAGCCGAGTCAGAAATCCGATCTCGGACGTGTTCATCAGTATTTCGATGGCAACACAGTATTCTGTCTCGGTGGTCGCTGGCAAAACACAAGAGGGAGACCTGTTAATATTGCGACAGGTATCTTTGTCATCATTCCTTGCGCCCTGTTCTTTGGTTTTGAAGCACCTTGGTTATGGAAGCATGTATCGCCTGCGATACCTATTGTGTTTGCATACCTTGCGTATGTATGTTTCTCTTCATTCATCCACGCCTCCGTTACGGATCCTGGG ATTCTTCCACGAAATCTTCACCAGTTCCCCCCTGTCGACGACAACGATGACCCTCTCCAACTTAGCCCACCCACAACAGATTGGGCATTGATAAAATCTGCCGAATCATCAACAGCCGCAATGGAAGTTCCGGTTAAGCACTGTAGAACATGCAATATCTGGCGGCCACCCCGTGCCCACCACTGTCGCTTATGCGATAACTGTATTGAGACCCATGATCATCACTGCGTGTGGCTCAACAACTGTGTCGGGAAACGTAACTACCGATATTTCTTTACCTTTGTTACATCCGCAACTATCCTCGCGGCCTATCTCATCGCCACTTCTCTTACACAGATTCTTCTTTACAAGAATCGTGAAGGTGTCTCATTCGGAAAAGCTATCGATCACTTCCGAGTTCCTTTTGCGTTGGTATTCCTTGGGTTTATCTCCTTCCTTTATCCTGCTGCTTTGATGGGATATCACATCTTCCTCATGGCGCGAGGCGAAACGACCAGAGAGTACATGAACTCACACAAGTTTGCTAAGAAGGAGCGTTTCCGGGCATTCTCTCAGGCCAATATGTTCAAGAACTTTATTGTTGTTCTATGCCGCCCTCGACAACCCACATATTATCAGTTCAAAGCGCATTATCATGAAGGCGACCAACGCCTAGGCATTCGAAGAGACAAGCGGCCGAGATCGAGCTCTCAGGGATTGGAAATGCACGACGTCGTCCCTGGAAGTTCTGGTTTCCAAGGCCCTGTGGCTCTGAGAAGTGAACAGAGTCATTAG
- a CDS encoding HAD-like domain-containing protein, producing the protein MADQTSPTKQNVTRPQLGSMRSSSYLSDHQEYRPPRPDSARQDQLFHGIDTVIEDTSNSPVPQTRPILPFNGIPSEENPPTVVDSGLSHSYSHPNCAPRAGEKTDRLIATLFYKPRGEDQGSRSPVKTTFADSNESLPANLAPTTDPNEYPLEPPTQESEQLDHIYGSYISPLCITSFLHLMSSFPLPQDADEPHSSHRCLDNQEQPRIVELTLSPTPSPEYLSLDDLRKHEMIYRFEQEWNVDVVLQRDTVWRRHPRLVVFDMDSTLITQEVIDLLADHVKDPPDLAVRVAEITHRAMMGELEFEASFRERVALLKGLPANLFEGLRPVLDVTKGVPELIKAFKRLGVKTAVLSGGFQPLTGWLAGQLGIDYAHANHVVIQDGKFTGEVEGVIVGKERKRDLLVDISAKEGIDLCQVIAVGDGANDLLMLDKAGLGVAWNAKPRVQMEANARLNGESLLDLLYLLGFTSEEIDALVV; encoded by the coding sequence ATGGCAGACCAGACAAGTCCCACCAAACAGAATGTCACACGGCCGCAGCTGGGCTCCATGAGGAGCAGCTCATACCTTAGTGATCACCAGGAGTACCGCCCTCCTCGACCCGACTCAGCTCGACAGGATCAGCTGTTCCACGGCATTGACACCGTTATAGAGGACACCAGCAACTCACCCGTTCCCCAGACAAGGCCTATCTTGCCCTTCAATGGCATCCCGTCTGAGGAGAACCCCCCTACTGTCGTCGACAGTGGACTGAGCCACTCGTACTCTCACCCCAATTGTGCCCCCAGAGCTGGTGAGAAGACGGATCGTCTTATCGCGACCCTTTTCTATAAGCCAAGGGGTGAGGACCAGGGCTCCAGATCTCCCGTCAAAACCACTTTTGCGGACAGTAACGAGTCTCTGCCCGCCAACTTGGCCCCGACAACCGATCCCAATGAGTATCCTCTGGAGCCGCCAACTCAGGAGTCAGAGCAGCTGGACCACATCTATGGTTCCTATATCTCACCTCTATGCATCACCTCATTCCTCCACCTCATGTCTTCATTCCCTCTTCCTCAGGACGCCGATGAGCCTCACTCCTCTCATCGATGTTTGGATAACCAGGAGCAACCGCGCATTGTTGAGCTCACGCTCTCTCCTACGCCATCACCTGAATATCTGAGCCTGGATGACCTGAGAAAGCATGAGATGATCTACCGATTTGAGCAGGAGTGGAACGTCGATGTGGTCCTTCAGCGAGATACAGTGTGGAGACGCCACCCTCGACTTGTGGTTTTTGACATGGACAGTACACTCATCACTCAAGAGGTGATTGACCTTTTGGCTGATCATGTCAAGGATCCCCCAGATCTGGCTGTACGAGTTGCCGAGATCACACACCGTGCCATGATGGGCGAGCTGGAATTTGAGGCTTCTTTCCGCGAACGAGTTGCTCTTCTGAAGGGCCTCCCTGCCAACCTGTTCGAAGGCCTTCGGCCAGTATTGGATGTCACCAAAGGCGTACCAGAGTTGATCAAGGCCTTCAAGCGACTGGGTGTCAAGACAGCTGTTCTCTCAGGCGGTTTCCAGCCTTTGACAGGATGGCTAGCTGGCCAACTGGGAATTGACTACGCCCACGCGAACCATGTCGTTATTCAGGACGGCAAGTTCACaggtgaggttgagggggTCATTGTCGGCAAGGAGCGGAAGAGGGATCTTCTCGTCGACATTTCTGCCAAGGAGGGCATTGATCTGTGTCAGGTCATTGCTGTTGGCGATGGCGCTAACGACTTGCTCATGCTGGACAAGGCAGGTCTGGGAGTTGCATGGAACGCAAAGCCTCGTGTTCAGATGGAAGCTAACGCCCGCCTGAACGGAGAGAGTCTTTTGGATCTCTTGTACCTTCTTGGATTCACTTCCGAAGAGATTGATGCGTTGGTTGTTTAG
- a CDS encoding tRNA methyltransferase TYW3 produces MQELASSPPAFVERKRKILEQLAIPDTEYTDASPKGSIDEGIRDLIDEINQQSGFVTTSSCAGRVSVFLEGRRVADTEGEDEQVAGVGGKGAGGAWLFVSHDPVPDESGSTDWSSLFGLQKSTEAQETAGEPKERRLVHFKYEAMILHVLTASPEHAQLLLRCGLQAGFRESGALNIIPNGKDAATPMVAIRTMGLAFESLIGQQVDGHRQRIVSLEYLQTLVQIANERFIENKKRIERFQNAFRDAISAPVPRLNPEGQEWEDAAARRERKRAEGLRKKAELKAKQETEPESDRTKSGKEEDAGLLFEI; encoded by the exons ATGCAGGaactcgcttcttctccgccCGCTTTTgttgaaagaaagagaaagattcTCGAACAACTGGCAATTCCAGATACAGAATACACGGATGCTTCACCGAAAGGCTCTATAGATGAGGGCATCAGGGATCTCATTGATGAAATCAACCAACAATCCGGATTTGTCACTACTAGCAGCTGTGCAGGCCGTGTCAGCGTTTTTCTTGAAGGGCGGAGAGTTGCTGACactgaaggagaagatgaacaGGTAGCAGGTGTTGGTGGAAAAGGCGCTGGGGGAGCTTGGCTGTTCGTTTCCCATGATCCAGTACCTGACGAGAGTGGAAGTACAGACTGGAGCAGTTTATTTGGACTCCAGAAATCTACAGAGGCACAGGAGACAGCTGGAGAACCGAAAGAGAGAAGACTTGTTCACTTCAAGTACGAGGCAATG ATCCTCCACGTCCTCACAGCATCACCGGAACATGCTCAACTACTTCTGCGCTGCGGCCTACAGGCAGGGTTTCGTGAGTCGGGTGCCCTCAATATCATCCCGAATGGCAAGGATGCTGCCACTCCTATGGTGGCTATACGGACAATGGGACTTGCCTTTGAGTCTCTCATCGGGCAGCAAGTTGACGGCCATCGGCAACGCATAGTCTCACTCGAGTACCTCCAGACCCTCGTCCAGATTGCCAATGAGCGGTTTATCGAGAATAAGAAGCGCATTGAACGCTTCCAAAACGCCTTCAGAGACGCTATCTCTGCTCCAGTACCACGTCTAAACCCCGAAGGACAAGAATGGGAGGACGCTGCagcgagaagagaaaggaagcGTGCTGAGGGCCTGCGAAAGAAAGCCGAGCTGAAAGCCAAGCAAGAGACAGAACCAGAATCAGACCGCACCAAATCAggaaaggaggaagacgcAGGACTACTCTTTGAGATATAA
- a CDS encoding uncharacterized protein (of unknown function-domain containing protein) produces the protein MGSSESKPISSHVWKASAPNGLSQDLVDSLQSSNETDASRSKIVELQIQARVAEELKKLQQKEAEALKIAHEKLASADFKDDNSTSQYTVSKEIEAMREKLESRKQVRPLPESVEGARNEVIRCLREHDRRPLDCWQEVENFKAEVKKLEKSWVEKVVS, from the exons ATGGGTTCCAGCGAGTCGAAACCAATCTCCTCACATGTGTGGAAGGC CTCAGCGCCTAACGGACTGTCACAAGATCTCGTTGATTCACTACAATCCAGCAATGAG ACCGATGCCTCTCGTTCCAAGATAGTCGAGCTCCAGATCCAGGCCCGCGTGGccgaggagctcaagaagctaCAGCAGAAAGAAGCCGAAGCTCTCAAAATAGCACACGAGAAACTCGCCAGCGCCGATTTCAAAGATGACAACAGCACGAGCCAGTACACCGTCAGCAAGGAGATTGAAGCCATGCGTGAGAAGCTCGAGTCACGCAAGCAAGTGCGTCCTCTGCCCGAGAGCGTTGAGGGAGCACGCAATGAAGTCATTCGATGTCTGCGGGAGCACGACCGACGGCCGCTCGACTGCTGGCAGGAGGTGGAGAACTTCAAGGCCGAAGTTAAGAAACTTGAGAAGAGCTGGGTCGAGAAGGTCGTCTCGTAG
- a CDS encoding kinase-like domain-containing protein yields MSEYGRMDPFSFAGSKDVHHPVTIRIMNLEGDEPPFKYSTLLERPDLRHAGSNINPYSDLYVTVQIWAGSKPLTVPVQTAYKPFRSERKWNEWLQLPITYDSLPANSCLAITVWDLSPTGGKGAIGHAIPFGGTTLPMFDEDNQVQKGRQKCLVHRYKNADGTDNSTTPALVSTKKKTTRKGEVPPLDKDAEELERMETLFKKHEMGEIPRVDWLDQMVFRSFEKRGLQAAKSSMKMLQRQRAINGENDPDNQDGENKDGRPGQSTFLLNVELPRFDFPVVFADHEYDPLPISAFQNLSVSQASLANRQPEVHYGPGINAVGESSSVPGRRLIKVYDPEVGHRDNPAEAKHRRLFRSSYRHGIIDKNLKPNAKVRDELNLIMSYSPTHVLTPEEADLVWKFRYHLTRDKRALTKFVKSVNWRDQGEARQAIQVLGRWTAIDVDDALELLGPSFDNSAVRSYAVDRLRKADDKELLLYLLQLVQALKYEHISADSEEESSQDSSLARFLIQRAAANFLLGNYFHWYLMVECDDASPEQGIDNRNIYRKVAYDFMAELVKQPDGQETRKTLLRQAELVAILSRIAQEVKTSNESIPKKVDRVKHFLADPKNELLSFDPPLPMPLDPSVLITSIIPDQTVVFKSSLNPFKCTFRTTTGSSYAIIFKLGDDLRQDQLVIQIITLMDQLLQKENLDLKLSPYKILATSTSAGASQFVQSQSLSSIANKFKNNPALAYLKINNPDDNQPLGVRQETLDTYVRSCAGYCVITYILGVGDRHLENLLLAPDGHFFHADFGYILGRDPKPFAPLMKLSKEMVDCMGGVNSEYYKQFKQYCFLAFTALRKNSNLILNLFSLMVDANIPDIRLEPDKAVLKVRDRFHLELSEEEALSHFDRIIEEAQTSYAPVVIDKLHEWAQAFRA; encoded by the exons ATGTCTGAGTACGGGCGTATGGACCCGTTCTCCTTTGCGGGTTCTAAGGACGTCCATCATCCTGTGACTATTCGCAT TATGAACCTTGAGGGCGACGAACCTCCTTTCAAGTACTCTACTCTTCTCGAGCGCCCCGACTTGCGCCACGCTGGGTCCAACATTAA CCCATACTCTGACCTTTATGTCACAGTGCAGATCTGGGCTGGATCAAAACCCTTGACTGTCCCTGTTCAGACCGCTTATAAACCTTTTCGATCCGAGCGAAA ATGGAATGAGTGGCTACAGTTGCCTATCACATACGACTCCTTACCAGCGAACTCATGCTTGGCTATAACAGTGTGGGATCTATCACCGACTGGCGGCAAAGGGGCCATCGGCCATGCCATTCCGTTTGGCGGCACGACGCTGCCCATGTTTGACGAGGACAATCAAGTACAGAAGGGAAGACAAAAGTGTCTTGTTCACCGATACAAGAATGCAGACGGTACCGACAACTCAACAACGCCCGCGCTGGTTTcgacaaagaagaaaacaacGCGGAAAGGGGAAGTCCCTCCACTAGATAAGGATGCAGAGGAGTTAGAACGGATGGAGACCTTGTTCAAGAAACACGAGATGGGCGAGATCCCTCGGGTTGACTGGCTGGATCAGATGGTCTTTCGGAGCTTTGAGAAACGAGGCCTACAAGCTGCAAAATCGTCAATGAAAATGCTCCAGAGACAACGAGCTATCAACGGTGAGAACGATCCGGACAATCAAGATGGCGAAAACAAGGACGGACGCCCTGGACAGTCGACGTTCTTACTGAACGTGGAGCTGCCACGTTTCGATTTCCCTGTTGTCTTCGCTGACCACGAATACGATCCGCTCCCGATTTCAGCTTTCCAGAATCTCTCGGTTTCGCAGGCAAGCCTTGCAAATCGTCAGCCGGAGGTTCATTACGGCCCAGGTATCAATGCCGTGGGCGAGAGCTCCTCGGTACCTGGGAGACGGCTCATCAAAGTCTACGACCCTGAAGTTGGACACAGAGACAACCCTGCAGAGGCCAAGCATCGAAGACTATTCAGAAGCTCGTATAGGCACGGCATCATTGATAAGAACTTGAAGCCGAATGCCAAGGTTCGAGATGAGCTCAATCTCATAATGTCATATTCTCCAACTCATGTTCTCACCCCAGAGGAGGCAGATCTGGTATGGAAATTCCGTTACCACTTGACACGAGACAAGAGAGCGTTGACAAAGTTTGTCAAATCTGTCAACTGGAGAGATCAGGGCGAGGCGAGACAAGCTATTCAAGTTCTCGGGCGCTGGACTGCAattgatgttgacgatgcgCTGGAGCTCCTCGGACCATCCTTCGACAACTCTGCTGTGCGTTCGTACGCTGTAGACAGATTGCGAAAAGCCGACGACAAGGAACTTCTGCtctatcttcttcaacttgttCAAGCGCTCAAGTATGAGCACATATCAGCAGATTCAGAAGAGGAAAGCAGTCAAGATTCATCCCTGGCCCGTTTCCTGATCCAGCGTGCGGCTGCCAACTTTTTGCTCGGCAACTATTTCCACTGGTATCTTATGGTCGAGTGTGACGATGCCAGCCCTGAGCAAGGGATCGATAACCGCAACATCTACCGCAAGGTCGCATACGACTTTATGGCCGAGCTTGTCAAACAGCCAGATGGCCAGGAAACGCGCAAGACTCTTTTGCGCCAAGCAGAGTTAGTCGCTATTCTCTCGAGAATTGCTCAAGAGGTCAAAACGTCGAATGAATCCATTCCGAAGAAGGTCGACCGAGTTAAGCACTTTCTGGCTGATCCCAAGAACGAGTTGTTATCATTCGATCCGCCCTTACCGATGCCACTTGACCCTTCAGTACTGATTACGAGCATCATACCAGATCAAACAGTTGTGTTCAAGTCTTCACTAAACCCGTTCAAGTGCACCTTCAGGACAACAACTGGGAGCTCCTATGCCATTATCTTCAAGCTGGGCGATGATCTTAGACAGGATCAGCTTGTTATCCAGATCATCACTCTCATGGATCAACTGCTGCAGAAAGAGAACCTTGACCTCAAGCTGTCACCCTACAAGATCCTGGCGACAAGTACTTCTGCTGGCGCTTCGCAGTTTGTACAATCCCAAAGCTTGTCAAGCATCGCTAACAAGTTCAAAAACAACCCAGCTTTGGCCTACCTAAAGATTAACAATCCGGATGACAACCAACCTCTTGGCGTCCGACAAGAAACCCTGGACACGTACGTAAGATCTTGCGCAGGATACTGTGTCATCACTTATATCCTCGGCGTTGGCGATCGTCACCTGGAGAACTTGCTGCTTGCACCTGACGGCCACTTCTTCCATGCCGACTTCGGCTACATTCTTGGCAGAGATCCCAAGCCTTTCGCGCCTCTGATGAAGCTGTCCAAGGAGATGGTGGATTGCATGGGTGGCGTGAACTCAGAGTATTACAAGCAGTTCAAGCAGTACTGCTTCCTTGCGTTTACGGCACTACGCAAAAATTCAAATCTTattctcaatctcttcagTCTCATGGTCGATGCCAACATCCCTGATATCCGACTTGAGCCTGATAAGGCAGTGCTCAAGGTCCGAGACCGTTTCCACTTGGAGTTgagtgaagaagaggcaCTGAGTCACTTTGACCGGATTATTGAGGAAGCCCAAACATCTTACGCTCCTGTTGTCATTGACAAGCTGCATGAGTGGGCACAGGCTTTCAGGGCATAG